A DNA window from Amycolatopsis sp. DSM 110486 contains the following coding sequences:
- a CDS encoding toxin glutamine deamidase domain-containing protein — translation MSNPLIAPTVDSTKAYSGISLLETANDLSTAIESGDWASVAMGAVGTALDALSVAMDPFGAILAAGVSWLMEHVGPLKDALNGLTGNADQIKAQSETWANVAKELGSVASDLTDAVNADLQSWSGSASDAYRQRAQDLGTLLQSAQKGTEGASSGVKTAGEVVAAVRTLVRDIISELIGHLISWALQVVFTLGIGLAWVVPQVASAVAKTASQITGLVTKLVKALKALVPLLKKAGTLFEDAGKALKGFKGGKVAPPPKTKDLSGTPQAPPVKTAGDGGGAPKGGGYEGTPKDYTPPPGKSGADDSTKASGYEGSPQDYTPPPAAKSADDAPGGSGYTGSGSDFTPPPAKTGGGGGTPKSGGGGGTPKSGDTTHTSSAGGDTPKSPPPRSADPVDSPVHGLGDTTSSFFNKVGGVFVPGNKVKASAGPGGTTKPSINADTLGAGNFASKYYPNLNKLNPTKDGKNCTLAITSVDEMLGGKVKPAPKLPPDQQIGTSVGPNHPLRQKNPNADRPADLDNWDQVIDKASEHPNSKGYVIVVRDDRSSHVMNVINTDKGVVFLDGQSGKLGKLDVDPRNVQYFRYDPPEHAALGPPPGWTPPPAAAPAPNPVPVPAAPAAGNNIDPVYQDWLKADQHFNG, via the coding sequence ATGAGCAATCCGCTGATTGCGCCGACCGTGGATTCGACCAAGGCGTATTCGGGGATTTCCCTGCTGGAGACCGCGAACGACCTCTCGACGGCCATCGAGTCGGGCGACTGGGCGTCGGTCGCGATGGGGGCGGTGGGGACCGCGCTCGACGCGTTGTCGGTCGCGATGGATCCCTTCGGCGCGATCCTGGCCGCGGGTGTGTCGTGGCTCATGGAGCACGTCGGACCACTCAAGGACGCGCTCAACGGCCTCACCGGCAACGCCGACCAGATCAAGGCGCAGTCCGAGACCTGGGCGAACGTCGCCAAAGAGCTCGGCAGCGTCGCCTCGGACCTGACCGACGCCGTGAACGCCGACCTGCAGTCGTGGTCGGGCTCCGCATCGGACGCGTACCGGCAACGTGCGCAGGACCTCGGCACGCTGCTGCAGTCCGCGCAGAAGGGCACCGAAGGCGCGTCGTCCGGGGTCAAGACCGCGGGTGAAGTGGTCGCCGCCGTCCGAACGCTCGTGCGCGACATCATCTCCGAGCTCATCGGGCACCTGATCAGCTGGGCGTTGCAGGTGGTGTTCACGCTCGGCATCGGCCTGGCGTGGGTGGTCCCGCAGGTCGCCAGTGCCGTCGCGAAGACGGCTTCGCAGATCACGGGCCTCGTGACGAAGCTGGTCAAAGCGCTCAAGGCGCTGGTCCCGCTGCTGAAGAAGGCCGGCACGCTGTTCGAGGACGCGGGCAAGGCGCTGAAAGGCTTCAAGGGCGGCAAGGTCGCCCCGCCGCCGAAGACCAAGGACCTCAGCGGCACCCCGCAGGCCCCGCCGGTGAAAACCGCTGGTGACGGCGGCGGCGCGCCGAAGGGCGGCGGCTACGAGGGCACGCCGAAGGACTACACCCCACCCCCGGGCAAGTCGGGCGCGGACGACTCGACCAAGGCGTCCGGCTACGAAGGCTCACCCCAGGACTACACCCCGCCGCCCGCCGCGAAGTCGGCCGACGACGCGCCCGGCGGCTCGGGCTACACCGGCTCGGGATCCGACTTCACGCCCCCGCCGGCGAAGACGGGCGGAGGCGGCGGCACACCCAAGTCGGGCGGAGGCGGCGGAACCCCGAAGTCGGGCGACACCACTCACACGTCCAGCGCGGGCGGCGACACCCCGAAATCCCCGCCGCCCCGCAGCGCCGACCCCGTCGACTCGCCGGTGCACGGTCTCGGCGACACCACCAGCTCGTTCTTCAACAAGGTCGGCGGCGTCTTCGTCCCCGGCAACAAGGTCAAGGCCTCGGCCGGCCCGGGTGGCACGACCAAACCGTCGATCAACGCCGACACCCTCGGCGCGGGCAATTTCGCGAGCAAGTACTACCCGAACCTCAACAAGCTGAACCCGACCAAGGACGGGAAGAACTGCACGCTGGCCATCACGTCCGTTGACGAGATGCTGGGCGGCAAGGTCAAACCCGCGCCGAAGCTGCCCCCGGACCAGCAGATCGGCACCTCCGTCGGGCCGAACCACCCGCTGCGGCAGAAGAACCCGAACGCCGACCGGCCGGCCGACCTGGACAACTGGGACCAGGTCATCGACAAGGCCAGTGAGCACCCCAACAGCAAGGGCTACGTCATCGTCGTCCGCGACGACCGCAGCTCCCACGTGATGAACGTGATCAACACCGACAAGGGCGTCGTTTTCCTCGACGGGCAGTCCGGCAAGCTCGGCAAGCTCGATGTGGACCCGCGCAACGTGCAGTACTTCCGGTACGACCCGCCGGAGCACGCCGCGTTGGGCCCGCCGCCCGGGTGGACACCTCCGCCGGCGGCGGCTCCCGCGCCGAACCCGGTGCCGGTCCCGGCCGCCCCGGCCGCGGGCAACAACATCGACCCGGTCTACCAGGACTGGCTCAAGGCAGACCAGCACTTCAACGGCTGA
- a CDS encoding cytochrome P450, which yields MTTTQSEPLAYPFNEEAGLALNAAYAAARDAEGMIRVQMPHGEQAWLATRFADARLVLGDRRFSRAMSVEKDEPRMTAHRRTNGILSMDPPDHTRLRTLVAKAFTVRRVELLRPRVEELATGLIEDMKAAGQPADLVDAYALPIPVAVICELLGVPAEDRPKFRVWSDAALTTSGLTAEEAERNREELREYMSGLIAQHREQPQDDLMTALIEARDVRDRLTELELVDLCVGILIAGHETTASQIPNFVYALLDQPEQWKKLVEDPSLINTAVEELLRFVPLGAGAGFARYATEDVQVGDVLVREGEPVLVAIGAANRDRLQFGDADTLVFDREDTHHLGFGHGVHHCLGAPLARLELQEALKALTREMPNLHLAGDIVWKTQMLVRGPRSMPIGW from the coding sequence ATGACCACCACGCAGTCGGAGCCGCTTGCGTACCCGTTCAACGAAGAGGCGGGGCTCGCGCTCAACGCGGCGTATGCCGCCGCCCGCGACGCAGAGGGCATGATCCGCGTGCAGATGCCGCACGGTGAGCAGGCCTGGCTCGCCACGCGGTTCGCCGACGCCCGGCTCGTGCTGGGAGACCGGCGGTTCTCGCGCGCGATGTCCGTGGAGAAGGACGAGCCGCGGATGACCGCGCACCGGCGGACCAACGGGATCCTCTCCATGGACCCGCCCGACCACACGCGGCTGCGCACGCTGGTGGCGAAGGCGTTCACCGTCCGGCGCGTGGAGCTGCTGCGGCCGCGCGTCGAGGAGCTGGCGACCGGCCTGATCGAGGACATGAAGGCGGCCGGGCAGCCGGCCGACCTGGTCGACGCGTATGCGCTGCCGATCCCCGTCGCGGTGATCTGCGAGCTGCTCGGCGTGCCGGCCGAGGACCGCCCGAAGTTCCGCGTGTGGAGCGACGCGGCGCTGACCACGAGCGGCCTGACCGCCGAGGAGGCCGAGCGCAACCGCGAGGAGCTGCGCGAGTACATGTCAGGCCTGATCGCGCAGCACCGCGAGCAGCCGCAGGACGACCTGATGACGGCGCTGATCGAGGCGCGCGACGTGCGCGACCGGCTCACGGAGCTGGAGCTCGTCGACCTGTGCGTCGGCATCCTCATCGCCGGCCACGAGACCACGGCGAGCCAGATCCCGAACTTCGTCTACGCGCTGCTCGACCAGCCGGAGCAGTGGAAGAAGCTCGTCGAAGACCCGTCGCTGATCAACACCGCCGTCGAGGAGCTGCTGCGCTTCGTCCCCCTGGGCGCCGGCGCCGGCTTCGCGCGCTACGCCACCGAAGACGTGCAGGTCGGCGACGTGCTCGTCCGCGAGGGCGAACCGGTGCTCGTCGCGATCGGCGCGGCCAACCGCGACCGCCTCCAGTTCGGCGACGCGGACACCCTCGTGTTCGACCGCGAGGACACCCACCACCTCGGCTTCGGCCACGGCGTGCACCACTGCCTCGGCGCGCCGCTCGCCCGCCTGGAGCTGCAGGAGGCGCTGAAAGCTCTCACGCGCGAAATGCCGAACCTCCACCTCGCCGGCGATATCGTGTGGAAGACCCAGATGCTGGTCCGCGGACCACGCTCCATGCCGATCGGGTGGTGA
- a CDS encoding ferredoxin, protein MTWKVEVDEHTCIGSGMCASLMPELFALDGPVAHTLADTVPPDETALDAADSCPAMAITITDGAEVVGPRP, encoded by the coding sequence ATGACCTGGAAAGTGGAAGTCGACGAACACACATGCATCGGCTCCGGCATGTGCGCCTCGCTGATGCCGGAGCTCTTCGCCCTGGACGGCCCGGTCGCCCACACCTTGGCCGACACCGTCCCGCCGGACGAGACCGCCCTCGACGCCGCCGACTCCTGCCCGGCGATGGCGATCACGATCACGGATGGCGCGGAGGTTGTGGGGCCACGGCCTTGA
- a CDS encoding YrhB domain-containing protein yields MQKQDAVAIATRFIADQVGPELIHPVVGRLVVEEEYVSEHELAWIVPFNSVAFIEDGEFDKACIPSVIAVPRNGLPAFLPPSSLPVREFLDEVVAGGGDLGEWTGTAPEAPAIPPGVHEQVLHGHLDPDTGIFTGGHTRGDGPR; encoded by the coding sequence ATGCAGAAGCAAGACGCCGTGGCGATCGCGACGCGGTTCATCGCCGACCAGGTGGGCCCGGAGCTCATCCACCCCGTGGTCGGGCGGCTCGTCGTGGAAGAGGAGTACGTGTCGGAGCACGAACTGGCTTGGATCGTGCCGTTCAACAGCGTCGCTTTCATCGAGGACGGCGAGTTCGACAAGGCGTGCATCCCGAGTGTGATCGCCGTGCCGCGCAACGGGTTGCCGGCGTTTCTCCCGCCGTCTTCGCTGCCCGTTCGCGAGTTCCTGGACGAGGTCGTCGCCGGCGGCGGTGACCTGGGGGAGTGGACCGGGACCGCGCCCGAGGCGCCGGCCATCCCGCCGGGCGTGCACGAGCAGGTGCTGCACGGGCACCTCGATCCCGACACAGGGATCTTCACCGGCGGCCACACGCGGGGGGACGGCCCGCGGTAA